In the genome of Leptospira sanjuanensis, one region contains:
- a CDS encoding helix-turn-helix domain-containing protein has protein sequence MSQIIGYIFSQFVGFGGVLSLIFGLIQILKGRSRKNWIVFAIFISMSFFLIKGLVLLNGLGLNYSHFFSSEIFFILLIGPSLFIYFNLLLLDEKVNLKALLPHYVPAVLFLFYFLIDTLFLFYEGKPFSDLNEKFESRYDLAYGFSTIITLAYMFVILVKFLQLFQGSFSEYPWSKHIIGILSVGIAGVIVNLWIDFRFLFPGFSYFLELYILDLCMLTLTVLYAFVISQIYPITFNIISETFQKMRYQKTTLQNIDPDDLTERLERLMLQDKIYLETGVTLNLLAKKLNIKSHQLSEFLNKHLNKSFFTYINSFRIEEAKMRLINEAESSVIKIAYDSGFNSLSVFNTTFKKELGLTPSQFKKKYSKKTNQSSVRKNLKRKVEPR, from the coding sequence ATGAGTCAAATCATCGGTTACATTTTTAGTCAGTTTGTAGGTTTCGGCGGCGTTCTTTCTCTGATATTCGGTTTGATACAAATTCTTAAAGGACGAAGCCGAAAGAACTGGATCGTCTTTGCCATTTTCATCTCCATGAGCTTTTTTCTGATCAAAGGACTCGTATTGCTCAACGGGTTGGGCCTAAACTACTCGCACTTCTTTTCGAGCGAAATATTCTTTATCCTGTTGATCGGTCCTTCCCTTTTTATTTATTTCAATCTACTTCTTTTGGATGAAAAGGTGAATCTGAAAGCGCTCCTTCCGCACTATGTTCCCGCGGTTCTCTTTTTATTCTACTTTTTGATCGATACTCTATTTCTTTTTTACGAAGGTAAGCCATTCTCCGACCTAAATGAAAAATTCGAATCGCGGTACGATCTGGCATACGGATTTTCAACCATAATCACTCTCGCATATATGTTCGTGATTTTGGTCAAATTTCTCCAGCTTTTCCAAGGAAGCTTTTCAGAATATCCCTGGTCCAAACATATCATCGGAATCTTGAGCGTCGGTATAGCCGGAGTCATAGTTAATTTGTGGATCGACTTCCGGTTTTTATTTCCGGGATTCTCTTATTTTCTCGAACTCTATATCTTAGACTTATGTATGCTTACTCTCACCGTTCTTTACGCTTTCGTAATAAGTCAGATCTATCCGATTACGTTTAACATCATATCGGAAACCTTTCAAAAAATGCGGTATCAGAAAACGACGCTGCAAAATATCGACCCGGACGATCTTACCGAAAGATTGGAAAGATTGATGCTGCAAGATAAGATCTATTTAGAGACCGGAGTAACTTTGAATCTTCTCGCCAAAAAACTGAATATAAAGTCGCATCAACTTTCCGAATTTCTCAATAAACATCTCAACAAAAGTTTTTTTACTTATATCAATTCTTTTAGAATTGAAGAGGCGAAAATGCGCCTTATAAACGAAGCCGAAAGTTCGGTGATCAAAATCGCTTATGACAGCGGTTTTAATTCTTTATCCGTTTTTAATACGACATTTAAAAAAGAATTAGGACTTACTCCTTCCCAATTCAAGAAGAAATATTCTAAAAAAACGA